One part of the Plasmodium yoelii strain 17X genome assembly, chromosome: 13 genome encodes these proteins:
- a CDS encoding DNA/RNA-binding protein Alba 2, putative: MPGSTTSETKLENGIRISYKSDALDYVYKAIVLFETHDEVILSGVGKAISSVVNVAEMIKRRAKGLHQFTQLYEKEHIIKREDTTGLKKNSKGDDKKSGDEEESDKNKESANRIIEFSTTVPCMKITLSKTGENIDKDQVGYQKPLDDKDVKVMTPEEILKEKAYRRRYRRGRGGDRYRGSYRRQYYDNSMWNNRRYEKRNN, encoded by the exons ATGCCTGGTAGCACAACAAGTGAAACTAAATTAGAGAACGGAATACGTATTAGTTATAAGAGTGATGCTTTAGATTACGTCTATAAAGCAATTGTTTTATTTGAGACCCATGATGAAGTAATATTATCAGGGGTTGGTAAAGCCATAAGCTCAGTTGTTAATGTAGCTGAGATGATAAAGAGAAGAGCAAAGGGACTTCATCAATTTACCCAGTTATATGAAAAGGAGCACATAATTAAAAG AGAAGATACTACCggcttaaaaaaaaatagtaaggGTGACGACAAAAAATCAGGAGATGAAGAAGAAAGTGATAAGAATAAGGAATCTGCTAACCGAATTATTGAGTTTAGTACAACTGTCCCATGCATGAAAATAACTTTGTCAAAAACTGGTGAAAATATTGATAAAGATCAAGTAGGTTACCAAAAGCCATTAGATGATAAGGATGTTAAAGTTATGACACCCGAAGAAATATTAAAGGAAAAAGCTTATAGAAGAAGAT ATAGAAGAGGTAGAGGTGGTGATAGATATAGGGGATCCTATAGAAGACAGTATTATGACAATTCCATGTGGAATAATAGAAGAtatgaaaaaagaaacaattaa